A stretch of Anas acuta chromosome 3, bAnaAcu1.1, whole genome shotgun sequence DNA encodes these proteins:
- the LOC137853106 gene encoding gallinacin-8-like, with product MLWVRWGWQTRIMREKTKPCWSSLAGQEGHKDIPDGTCLKLLYLVPLHSDMKIIYLFFAVLLLVLQSSLGFMRAPNNAVQCKQAGGTCSTDHCPPPNTRAFGRCKQGIPCCRTVYD from the exons ATGCTCTGGGTGAGATGGGGCTGGCAGACAAGGATCATGAGAGAGAAGACCAAGCCTTGCTGGAGCAGCCTGGCTGGCCAGGAGGGACACAAGGACATCCCGGATGGCACTTGCCTAAAA CTGTTGTACCTTGTGCCACTGCATTCGGACATGAAGatcatttatcttttctttgctgtgctCCTCCTAGTGCTCCAAAGCTCTTTAG GTTTCATGCGAGCACCTAACAACGCCGTGCAATGCAAACAGGCTGGGGGTACCTGTTCCACGGACCACTGCCCCCCACCCAATACAAGAGCCTTTGGACGGTGCAAGCAGGGGATCCCTTGCTGTCGGACTGTG taTGACTAG
- the LOC137854907 gene encoding gallinacin-9 isoform X1 → MRILFFLVALLFFIFQAAPAYSQEDADTVACRQSHGSCSFIACSGPLVDIGTCRNGKLKCCKWTPSS, encoded by the exons ATGAGaatccttttcttccttgtcgctcttctcttcttcatctttCAGGCTGCTCCAG cttacaGCCAAGAAGATGCTGACACCGTAGCATGCCGGCAAAGCCATGGCTCCTGCTCTTTTATTGCATGCTCTGGTCCTCTGGTTGACATTGGGACCTGCCGCAATgggaagctgaaatgctgcaaaTG GACACCTAGTTCCTAA
- the LOC137854907 gene encoding gallinacin-9 isoform X2: MRILFFLVALLFFIFQAAPAYSQEDADTVACRQSHGSCSFIACSGPLVDIGTCRNGKLKCCKW; encoded by the exons ATGAGaatccttttcttccttgtcgctcttctcttcttcatctttCAGGCTGCTCCAG cttacaGCCAAGAAGATGCTGACACCGTAGCATGCCGGCAAAGCCATGGCTCCTGCTCTTTTATTGCATGCTCTGGTCCTCTGGTTGACATTGGGACCTGCCGCAATgggaagctgaaatgctgcaaaTGGTAA